In a genomic window of Tachysurus vachellii isolate PV-2020 chromosome 13, HZAU_Pvac_v1, whole genome shotgun sequence:
- the si:ch211-132p1.2 gene encoding proteinase-activated receptor 4, giving the protein MALLGSSSCVVLFVLFFMASLALVLSTDSEDPSCSTPPFRPRTFTIEYVGCNTTLRGKEKEDIQAATTVLLVPLLYLVSFVFGFPANLLALWVLLFRTKKFPSTILLVNLTCCDLLLLLVLPFRIIYHFQGNNWMFGEGSCRLLIALFYGNMYGSVICLMLIAVDRYVALVHPFGAKTLRSHKTSILMSVIVWVVVVVAAVPLLTSRQSYDIDDLSITTCHDALPAGEQTNYFGPYFTTLFFLCFLLPLCVVVFCYSAVLRTLVAAGARYAHATRVTALVLVVFIICLLPSNVLLLMHYYKWLFSPKNVKDYDEGEAEDADRSSDNYNPLYMLYMISLAVSTFNSCIDPFIFYYVSEDFRVKARSLLCCSKTFHEASSGSSSGTMRSKVTLLSMSGKTKGVSDNGAAKV; this is encoded by the exons ATGGCTCTCTTGGGTTCTTCCAGCTGTGTTGTTCTTTTTGTCCTGTTCTTCATGGCATCTCTGGCACTGGTCTTATCCACTGACTCTGAGGATCCGTCCTGCTCCACTCCTCCATTCC GTCCTCGCACATTTACTATTGAATACGTTGGTTGCAACACAACACTTCGTGGAAAGGAGAAGGAGGACATTCAAGCAGCCACAACAGTTCTCCTGGTTCCTCTTCTCTACCTGGTCTCTTTTGTCTTCGGTTTCCCTGCTAACCTTCTGGCTCTTTGGGTTCTTCTCTTCCGCACAAAAAAGTTTCCATCCACCATTCTGTTAGTGAACCTCACCTGCTGtgaccttcttcttctcctcgtGCTTCCCTTTCGTATCATCTACCACTTCCAAGGGAACAACTGGATGTTTGGGGAAGGTTCCTGCCGCTTGCTAATCGCTCTGTTTTATGGGAACATGTACGGCTCTGTGATCTGCCTAATGCTCATTGCTGTGGACCGCTACGTGGCTTTGGTGCATCCGTTTGGTGCCAAAACGCTACGGAGTCACAAGACGTCCATACTGATGAGCGTGATTGTGTGGGTCGTGGTGGTGGTCGCGGCTGTTCCTCTACTAACATCACGCCAGTCTTACGACATAGACGACCTTTCCATTACGACCTGCCACGACGCTCTTCCCGCAGGCGAACAGACAAACTACTTTGGGCCATATTTTACCACGCTCTTCTTCCTCTGCTTTCTCCTCCCGTTATGTGTGGTGGTTTTCTGCTACAGTGCTGTATTGCGCACCCTAGTGGCCGCTGGCGCTCGCTACGCCCATGCAACCCGTGTCACGGCTCTCGTACTGGTGGTTTTCATCATCTGCCTCCTACCCAGTAACGTTCTCCTGCTCATGCACTATTATAAATGGTTGTTCTCACCTAAGAACGTGAAAGATTATGATGAAGGTGAAGCTGAAGATGCTGACAGAAGCTCTGACAACTACAATCCGCTCTACATGCTGTACATGATCAGCCTTGCCGTCAGCACCTTCAACAGCTGCATTGACCCCTTTATCTTCTACTACGTCTCAGAGGACTTTAGAGTAAAAGCCAGATCGTTGCTATGCTGCTCGAAAACCTTTCACGAAGCCTCTTCTGGAAGCTCCTCAGGCACcatgaggtcaaaggtcacattGCTGTCCATGTCAGGAAAAACTAAAGGCGTTTCAGATAACGGTGCAGCAAAAGTGTAA